A genomic segment from Microbispora sp. ZYX-F-249 encodes:
- a CDS encoding S8 family serine peptidase — MSRKPPPAYLRTTAVVAGLGLVTAMIPAASAAADPSPTPSRSWSATAVTGAERVQGAKSPSGRLAKSDPALLASQSPERTSVVVKLDYDALAAYKGGLPGLPGTSPSVTGRALNLKSGDAAKYTKHIESVENTFLGELGAKIPGARVGQKLRTVYGGVALTLPANKAAELLKLPGVAAVQEDKREQPLTDSSPEFIGATTVYNRLGGVKSSGKGVIVGILDTGAWPEHPSFADPGTLPAPPPRADGTARTCDFGDNPLTPAADPFRCNNKLISGQPFLETYNAVVGGEMYGDSARDSNGHGTHTASTSAGGPVDHADPLGIDRGAIHGIAPAAHVAVYKVCGAEGCYQSDSAAAVAQAIADGVRVINFSVGGGADPYSDPVELAFLDAYAAGVFVSASAGNSGPGAATTDHRGPWVTTVAASTQSRTFQSTITLTGGPSIKGASITAGVASPLPVVLASAPPYNDALCVGTPPPGLFAGKIVACERGPNRVLKGAQVKKGGAAGMILYNSTPLDVMTDNHWLPTVHIDKPETDVLLAWLNSHPGATASFTQGEKATWQGDAMTTFSSRGPGGDFLKPDVTAPGLHILAGTTPTPESELEGPPGNLYQAIAGTSMSSPHVAGAGALVFALHPDWTPGQVKSALETTATTKVTKQDRTTPADPFDYGGGRIDLSKAGDAGLTLDETAANYAASAADPLNRIDLNLPSVNAPVMPGVISAKRTLVNATGKTLIYTATGTTVSGANITVLPPLFTVKPGKSQKITVVITAPDLPDGQYFGQVNLKQVGGDREQHLPVAFYRQEGAVPIDQTCAPGTIARNTGESTCTVTVQNNTLEDTEVTAVSTLDLKLRLNGVTGATKIGSQIVTAKSTLPGRQPDKPTIAPGESPAGYLPLAAFGIAPTPIGDEEALNFTVPAFTYAGRTFTRIGVVSNGYTVAGGTNGAADIQFAPQTLPDTAPPNGVLAPYWTDLNGTGAPGVYVASLTDGVSRWLVVEWQVNLYGTNSRKVFQQWIGLGGAEDISFAYNPGNLPGDPGAAYGLTVGAENAEGNAGSQISGPPTQDYRITSTPGAPGGTLSYSFTVKGVSPGTGSVTTGTSTPQVKGITVEVDKITVQ, encoded by the coding sequence GTGTCGAGGAAGCCCCCACCTGCCTACTTACGGACCACAGCGGTCGTCGCCGGCCTCGGCCTGGTGACGGCGATGATCCCGGCGGCCTCCGCCGCCGCCGACCCGAGCCCCACCCCGTCGCGGTCGTGGAGCGCCACGGCCGTGACGGGCGCCGAGCGCGTCCAGGGCGCCAAGTCACCCAGCGGCAGGCTCGCCAAGAGCGACCCCGCCCTGCTCGCCTCGCAGTCGCCGGAACGGACGAGCGTCGTCGTCAAGCTCGACTACGACGCGCTCGCGGCCTACAAGGGCGGCCTGCCGGGTCTGCCCGGCACCAGCCCGTCGGTCACCGGCAGAGCGCTCAACCTGAAGAGCGGCGACGCGGCGAAATACACCAAGCACATCGAGAGCGTCGAGAACACCTTCCTCGGCGAACTCGGCGCCAAGATCCCCGGCGCCAGGGTCGGGCAGAAGCTCCGCACGGTCTACGGCGGCGTCGCCCTGACACTGCCCGCCAACAAGGCCGCCGAGCTGCTGAAGCTGCCCGGCGTGGCCGCCGTGCAGGAGGACAAGCGGGAGCAGCCCCTCACCGACTCCAGCCCGGAGTTCATCGGCGCGACCACCGTCTACAACCGGCTCGGCGGCGTGAAGTCGTCGGGCAAGGGCGTCATCGTCGGCATCCTCGACACCGGCGCGTGGCCGGAACATCCCTCGTTCGCCGACCCCGGAACGCTTCCGGCTCCCCCGCCGAGGGCGGACGGCACCGCGCGGACGTGCGACTTCGGCGACAACCCGCTGACGCCGGCGGCCGACCCCTTCCGGTGCAACAACAAGCTGATCTCCGGGCAGCCGTTCCTGGAGACGTACAACGCGGTCGTGGGCGGGGAGATGTACGGGGACAGCGCCCGTGACTCCAACGGCCACGGGACGCACACCGCCTCCACGTCGGCGGGCGGGCCGGTCGACCACGCCGACCCGCTCGGCATCGACCGCGGCGCGATCCACGGCATCGCGCCCGCGGCGCACGTCGCGGTCTACAAGGTCTGCGGCGCGGAGGGCTGCTACCAGTCCGACTCGGCGGCCGCGGTCGCACAGGCCATCGCCGACGGCGTGCGGGTCATCAACTTCTCGGTCGGCGGCGGCGCGGACCCCTACAGCGACCCGGTCGAGCTCGCGTTCCTCGACGCGTACGCGGCGGGCGTGTTCGTGTCGGCCTCGGCGGGCAACTCGGGACCGGGCGCGGCGACGACGGACCACCGTGGCCCGTGGGTGACCACCGTTGCGGCCTCGACGCAGAGCCGCACCTTCCAGTCGACGATCACGCTGACCGGCGGGCCGTCGATCAAGGGCGCGTCGATCACGGCGGGCGTCGCCTCGCCGCTGCCCGTGGTGCTCGCGTCGGCCCCGCCGTACAACGACGCGCTGTGCGTCGGCACCCCGCCCCCGGGGCTGTTCGCCGGGAAGATCGTCGCCTGTGAGCGCGGCCCGAACCGGGTGCTCAAGGGAGCGCAGGTCAAGAAGGGCGGCGCCGCGGGGATGATCCTGTACAACTCCACCCCGCTCGACGTCATGACCGACAACCACTGGCTGCCGACGGTCCACATCGACAAGCCGGAGACCGACGTGCTGCTCGCCTGGCTGAACTCGCACCCGGGTGCGACGGCGAGCTTCACCCAGGGCGAGAAGGCGACCTGGCAGGGCGACGCGATGACGACGTTCTCCTCGCGCGGCCCGGGCGGCGACTTCCTCAAGCCCGACGTCACCGCGCCCGGCCTGCACATCCTGGCGGGCACCACCCCGACGCCGGAGTCGGAGCTGGAAGGCCCTCCGGGCAACCTGTACCAGGCGATCGCGGGCACCTCGATGTCGTCGCCGCACGTGGCGGGCGCCGGCGCGCTCGTGTTCGCGCTGCACCCGGACTGGACGCCCGGCCAGGTCAAGTCGGCCCTGGAGACCACCGCGACGACCAAGGTCACCAAGCAGGACCGGACCACCCCGGCCGACCCGTTCGACTACGGCGGCGGCCGCATCGACCTGAGCAAGGCGGGCGACGCGGGCCTGACCCTCGACGAGACCGCGGCGAACTACGCGGCTTCGGCCGCCGATCCGCTGAACCGGATCGATCTCAACCTGCCGTCGGTCAACGCGCCCGTCATGCCGGGCGTGATCAGCGCCAAGCGCACGCTCGTCAACGCGACCGGCAAGACGCTGATCTACACCGCTACGGGCACCACCGTCAGCGGGGCGAACATCACCGTGCTGCCGCCGCTGTTCACGGTGAAACCGGGCAAGAGCCAGAAGATCACGGTCGTGATCACGGCGCCCGACCTGCCCGACGGGCAGTACTTCGGCCAGGTGAACCTCAAGCAGGTCGGCGGCGACCGGGAGCAGCACCTGCCGGTGGCCTTCTACCGGCAGGAGGGGGCCGTGCCGATCGACCAGACCTGCGCGCCCGGCACCATCGCCAGGAACACGGGCGAGTCCACCTGCACGGTCACCGTCCAGAACAACACCCTGGAGGACACCGAGGTCACCGCGGTCAGCACGCTGGACCTCAAGCTGCGGCTGAACGGCGTCACCGGCGCGACCAAGATCGGCAGCCAGATCGTGACGGCCAAGAGCACGCTCCCCGGCAGGCAGCCGGACAAGCCGACCATCGCACCCGGCGAGAGCCCGGCCGGCTACCTGCCGCTGGCGGCCTTCGGCATCGCCCCGACCCCCATCGGCGACGAGGAGGCGCTGAACTTCACCGTCCCGGCGTTCACCTACGCCGGCCGTACGTTCACCAGGATCGGCGTCGTCTCCAACGGCTACACGGTGGCGGGCGGCACGAACGGCGCGGCGGACATCCAGTTCGCCCCGCAGACGCTGCCCGACACGGCCCCGCCGAACGGCGTGCTCGCGCCGTACTGGACCGACCTGAACGGCACCGGGGCGCCGGGCGTCTACGTCGCCTCCCTGACCGACGGCGTGAGCAGGTGGCTCGTCGTCGAGTGGCAGGTCAACCTGTACGGCACGAACAGCCGCAAGGTCTTCCAGCAATGGATCGGGCTGGGCGGCGCCGAGGACATCTCGTTCGCCTACAACCCGGGCAACCTGCCGGGTGACCCCGGGGCGGCCTACGGCCTGACCGTCGGCGCCGAGAACGCGGAAGGCAACGCCGGCAGCCAGATCAGCGGCCCGCCGACGCAGGACTACCGGATCACCAGCACGCCGGGCGCCCCCGGCGGCACGCTCAGCTACTCCTTCACGGTCAAGGGCGTGTCCCCGGGCACCGGCAGCGTCACGACCGGAACCTCCACCCCCCAGGTGAAGGGCATCACGGTCGAGGTCGACAAGATCACCGTTCAGTAG